In Streptomyces sp. NBC_01551, one DNA window encodes the following:
- the nadC gene encoding carboxylating nicotinate-nucleotide diphosphorylase, whose translation MSTPESHEHEHEHAELPLLDGAEAGCGDDCACGDGEESGLDPALAQLLADAGLDPIEVEDIAHMALSEDLDGGVDVTTVATVAEEAEAVADFVAREDGVVAGLRIAEAVFSVVCTEAFEVERHAEDGDAVKAGEVLLSVRARTRDLLTAERSALNILCRLSGIATATRRWSDVLQGTKARVRDTRKTTPGLRALEKYAVRCGGGVNHRMSLSDAALVKDNHVVAAGGVAQAFTAVREAFPDVPIEVEVDTMHQVREVLDAGADLILLDNFTVPETEEAVALVRGRAVLESSGRLTLETARAYAETGVDYLAVGGLTHSSPILDIGLDLREAV comes from the coding sequence GTGAGCACCCCCGAATCGCACGAGCACGAGCACGAGCACGCCGAGCTTCCCCTCCTCGACGGGGCCGAGGCCGGCTGCGGCGACGACTGCGCCTGCGGCGACGGCGAGGAGAGCGGCCTCGACCCGGCGCTGGCCCAGCTCCTCGCGGACGCGGGCCTGGACCCGATCGAGGTCGAGGACATCGCCCACATGGCGCTCTCCGAGGACCTCGACGGCGGCGTCGACGTGACCACCGTGGCCACCGTTGCGGAGGAGGCCGAGGCAGTCGCCGACTTCGTCGCCCGCGAGGACGGCGTCGTGGCCGGTCTGCGCATCGCCGAGGCGGTGTTCTCCGTGGTCTGCACGGAGGCGTTCGAGGTGGAGCGGCACGCGGAGGACGGCGACGCCGTCAAGGCCGGCGAGGTGCTCCTCTCGGTCCGCGCCCGCACCCGCGACCTGCTCACCGCCGAGCGCAGCGCGCTGAACATCCTGTGCCGCCTGTCCGGCATCGCGACGGCCACCCGCCGCTGGTCCGACGTCCTGCAGGGGACGAAGGCCAGGGTCCGTGACACCCGCAAGACCACGCCCGGGCTGCGCGCGCTGGAGAAGTACGCGGTGCGCTGCGGCGGCGGCGTCAACCACCGCATGTCGCTCTCGGACGCCGCCCTGGTCAAGGACAACCACGTGGTCGCCGCGGGCGGGGTCGCGCAGGCCTTCACCGCCGTGCGCGAGGCCTTCCCGGACGTCCCGATCGAGGTCGAGGTCGACACGATGCACCAGGTCCGCGAGGTCCTGGACGCCGGCGCCGACCTGATCCTGCTCGACAACTTCACCGTCCCGGAGACCGAGGAGGCGGTCGCGCTGGTCCGCGGGCGCGCGGTGCTGGAGTCCTCGGGCCGGCTGACCCTGGAGACCGCCCGCGCGTACGCGGAGACGGGCGTCGACTACCTCGCGGTGGGCGGGCTCACCCACTCCTCCCCGATCCTGGACATCGGCCTCGATCTGCGCGAGGCGGTGTAA
- a CDS encoding type III pantothenate kinase, with product MLLTIDVGNTHTVLGLFDGDEIVEHWRVSTDPRRTADEMAVLMQGLMGMHPMLGNELGDGIHGIAICATVPSVLHELREVTRRYYGDVPAVLVEPGIKTGVPILMDNPKEVGADRIINAVAAVELYGGPAIVVDFGTATTFDAVSAKGEYVGGVISPGIEISMEALGVRGAQLRKIELARPRNVIGKSTVEAMQSGVVYGFAGQVDGIVTRMAKELAGAHGDPDDVRVIATGGLAPIVLGEASVIDDHEPWLTLIGLRLVYERNAPNFE from the coding sequence GTGCTCCTCACCATCGACGTAGGCAACACCCACACGGTCCTGGGCCTGTTCGACGGTGACGAGATCGTCGAGCACTGGCGCGTCTCGACCGACCCGCGCAGGACGGCCGACGAGATGGCCGTCCTGATGCAGGGCCTGATGGGCATGCACCCGATGCTCGGCAACGAGCTGGGCGACGGCATCCACGGCATCGCGATCTGCGCGACGGTGCCGTCGGTCCTGCACGAGCTGCGCGAGGTCACCCGCCGCTACTACGGCGACGTCCCCGCGGTGCTCGTGGAGCCCGGCATCAAGACGGGCGTGCCGATCCTCATGGACAACCCCAAGGAGGTCGGCGCGGACCGCATCATCAACGCGGTCGCCGCCGTCGAGCTCTACGGCGGCCCCGCGATCGTCGTCGACTTCGGCACGGCGACCACCTTCGACGCGGTCTCCGCCAAGGGCGAGTACGTGGGCGGGGTGATCTCCCCGGGCATCGAGATCTCGATGGAGGCACTCGGTGTACGGGGCGCGCAGCTGCGCAAGATCGAGCTGGCGCGGCCGCGCAACGTGATCGGCAAGTCCACGGTCGAGGCGATGCAGTCCGGCGTGGTCTACGGTTTCGCCGGCCAGGTCGACGGGATCGTGACCCGCATGGCCAAGGAGCTGGCCGGCGCGCACGGCGACCCGGACGACGTCCGCGTCATCGCGACGGGCGGCCTCGCGCCGATCGTCCTCGGCGAGGCCTCGGTCATCGACGACCACGAGCCCTGGCTGACGCTGATCGGCCTGCGGCTGGTCTACGAGCGCAACGCGCCCAACTTCGAATGA
- a CDS encoding GntR family transcriptional regulator, whose protein sequence is MPRESPYLQVFESIRARVEAGEWAVGDKLPSRARFAREYAVGQSVTQRAMERLIIEGFLEGRAGSGTYVRTPRRRMRMLRTRRGEARAGSPFRGETTAHGLAGTWDSKTDARVPAPERIAARLAIAPGDPCVMTRYEFMADGSPVELSESWEPLAITDGTPIVLPEVGDLRGAGVIARMRSIGVTVADVLEVPRPSRATQVQANLLGISVGDLITEIERTYFDADGRPVETADLVVPDARYEIAYRFPVV, encoded by the coding sequence ATGCCCCGTGAATCCCCGTACTTGCAGGTGTTCGAGTCGATCCGGGCCCGCGTCGAAGCGGGGGAGTGGGCGGTCGGCGACAAACTCCCGTCCCGGGCGCGCTTCGCCCGCGAGTACGCCGTCGGACAGAGCGTCACCCAGCGCGCCATGGAGCGGCTGATCATCGAGGGCTTCCTCGAAGGACGCGCCGGTTCCGGCACCTACGTCCGCACCCCGCGCCGCCGGATGCGCATGCTCCGCACCCGCCGCGGTGAAGCGCGCGCCGGCAGCCCCTTCCGCGGCGAGACCACCGCGCACGGCCTCGCCGGGACCTGGGACTCCAAGACCGACGCCCGGGTGCCCGCGCCCGAGCGGATCGCCGCCCGCCTCGCCATCGCCCCCGGCGACCCCTGCGTCATGACGCGGTACGAGTTCATGGCCGACGGCAGCCCCGTCGAACTCTCCGAGTCCTGGGAGCCGTTGGCCATCACCGACGGCACCCCGATCGTCCTCCCGGAGGTCGGCGACCTGCGCGGCGCGGGGGTCATCGCCCGCATGCGGTCCATCGGCGTCACCGTCGCGGACGTGCTGGAGGTCCCGCGCCCGTCGCGCGCCACCCAGGTTCAGGCCAACCTGCTCGGCATCAGTGTCGGTGACCTGATCACGGAGATCGAGCGCACCTACTTCGACGCCGACGGGCGCCCCGTGGAGACCGCCGACCTCGTGGTCCCCGACGCCCGTTACGAGATCGCGTACCGCTTCCCGGTCGTATAA
- a CDS encoding DUF397 domain-containing protein codes for MTAETDWQKSSFCGEGDACVYVSATPGSLVRVADRVDPAHLVMATTQAAWADFLRAVKETG; via the coding sequence ATGACCGCTGAGACCGACTGGCAGAAGTCCTCGTTCTGCGGCGAGGGGGACGCCTGCGTGTACGTCTCCGCCACCCCCGGCTCCCTCGTCAGGGTCGCCGACCGGGTCGACCCGGCGCACCTCGTCATGGCCACCACGCAGGCCGCCTGGGCCGATTTCCTGCGGGCGGTCAAAGAGACGGGCTAG
- a CDS encoding BlaI/MecI/CopY family transcriptional regulator, with amino-acid sequence MPRPLGELEDAVMTRVWQWNRPVTVREVLEDLQQERSIAYTTVMTVMDNLHQKGWVRREAEGRAYRYTAVSTRAAYSAALMNEAWSTSDNPAAALVAFFGMMSAEQREALRDAIRIVGHDGEAPPPGPGAEGDSAERGPEPGR; translated from the coding sequence GTGCCTCGCCCCTTGGGAGAACTCGAAGACGCGGTCATGACGCGGGTGTGGCAGTGGAACCGCCCGGTCACTGTTCGTGAAGTCCTGGAAGACCTCCAGCAGGAACGGTCCATCGCGTACACCACGGTCATGACCGTTATGGACAATCTCCATCAGAAGGGCTGGGTCCGCCGGGAAGCCGAAGGCCGCGCCTATCGATATACGGCGGTCTCCACCCGCGCCGCCTACTCGGCCGCACTGATGAACGAAGCCTGGTCGACGAGCGACAACCCGGCGGCCGCTCTCGTCGCCTTCTTCGGCATGATGTCGGCGGAACAGCGCGAAGCCCTCCGGGACGCCATCCGCATCGTCGGCCATGACGGCGAAGCCCCCCCGCCCGGGCCCGGCGCGGAAGGGGACTCCGCCGAGCGTGGGCCCGAGCCGGGGCGATAG
- a CDS encoding amino-acid N-acetyltransferase produces the protein MGEISAPDAKTVTIRRARTGDVPALRRLLDQYVQQRILLDKAPVVLYEDIQEFWVAERDSDGQVVGCGALHVMWEDLAEVRTLAVDRDLKGAGVGHQVLAQLLETARLLGVSRVFCLTFEVDFFAKHGFVEIGETPVETDVYMELLRSYDEGVAEFLGLERVKPNTLGNSRMLLHL, from the coding sequence ATGGGTGAGATTTCCGCGCCAGACGCAAAAACAGTGACGATCCGCCGTGCGCGCACCGGTGATGTTCCCGCGCTGCGCCGCCTGCTCGACCAGTACGTGCAGCAGCGGATCCTGCTCGACAAAGCCCCGGTCGTCCTTTACGAGGACATCCAGGAGTTCTGGGTCGCGGAACGCGACTCGGACGGTCAAGTGGTCGGCTGCGGCGCTCTCCACGTGATGTGGGAAGACCTCGCCGAAGTACGCACTCTCGCGGTCGACCGCGACTTGAAGGGCGCCGGCGTGGGCCACCAGGTGCTGGCGCAGTTGTTGGAGACCGCCCGCCTCCTCGGGGTCAGCCGGGTTTTCTGCCTGACCTTCGAAGTCGACTTCTTCGCCAAGCACGGCTTCGTCGAGATCGGGGAGACCCCGGTCGAGACCGATGTCTACATGGAGCTCCTGCGTTCCTATGACGAGGGCGTCGCCGAGTTCCTCGGTCTCGAACGAGTGAAGCCGAACACCTTGGGCAACAGCCGGATGCTTCTGCACCTGTGA
- a CDS encoding Lsr2 family protein, with the protein MAQKVQVLLVDDLDGGEADETVTFALDGKTYEIDLTTANAEKLRGLLDPYTKGGRRTGGRASTGRAKGRTAAPSGNPDTAEIRAWAKSKGMSVNDRGRVPQEIREAYENRA; encoded by the coding sequence GTGGCACAGAAGGTTCAGGTCCTTCTTGTCGACGACCTCGACGGTGGCGAGGCGGACGAGACCGTGACGTTCGCTCTGGATGGCAAGACCTACGAGATCGACCTCACCACCGCCAACGCTGAAAAGCTCCGCGGTCTGCTCGACCCGTACACGAAGGGCGGCCGCCGCACCGGTGGGCGCGCCTCCACCGGCCGCGCCAAGGGCCGCACCGCCGCGCCCTCCGGCAACCCGGACACCGCCGAGATCCGTGCCTGGGCGAAGTCCAAGGGCATGAGCGTCAACGACCGCGGGCGCGTCCCGCAGGAGATCCGCGAGGCCTACGAGAACCGGGCCTGA
- a CDS encoding SCO3374 family protein, which yields MAVNVPPPAPVPPATVPLSRSASEGPREAVGASRAPDRAYALWYGRELGWSLVGGPPGQLDTGTRFDVLELPSDAGGQLLRRPVPTGPVAVMGRRMRFLVAPGSAEELDGLLDWLEWGGVALDLAALGPGGRITAPAPPGHPVHEGSSRGAAVWLRPPEQGCEALLPALSGPGRGAGPGLTSAGPDLVRLVAAAATECHRARLRRRTPLRSAVAGPCAGRPGRILTDQTLTGRALTGQARFS from the coding sequence ATGGCTGTCAACGTGCCGCCCCCCGCGCCCGTTCCCCCCGCCACCGTCCCGCTGTCGCGGAGCGCCTCCGAGGGCCCGCGGGAGGCGGTGGGAGCCTCCCGGGCGCCGGACCGGGCCTACGCCCTCTGGTACGGGCGGGAGCTCGGCTGGAGCCTCGTGGGCGGGCCGCCCGGGCAGCTGGACACCGGGACCCGGTTCGACGTGCTGGAGCTGCCCTCCGACGCCGGCGGACAGCTGCTGCGCAGGCCGGTCCCCACCGGTCCGGTGGCGGTCATGGGCCGCCGGATGCGCTTCCTCGTGGCCCCGGGGAGCGCGGAGGAGCTGGACGGGCTGCTCGACTGGCTGGAGTGGGGCGGGGTCGCCCTGGATCTCGCCGCCCTGGGTCCGGGCGGCCGGATCACCGCCCCGGCGCCGCCGGGCCATCCCGTCCACGAGGGGAGTTCCCGGGGGGCCGCCGTGTGGCTGCGGCCCCCCGAGCAGGGGTGCGAGGCACTTCTGCCCGCCCTGTCCGGTCCCGGACGGGGCGCCGGTCCCGGGCTGACGAGCGCCGGGCCCGATCTCGTACGCCTGGTCGCCGCGGCGGCGACGGAATGCCACCGGGCGCGGCTGCGGCGCCGTACGCCCCTGCGGAGCGCCGTGGCCGGACCCTGCGCGGGCCGGCCGGGCCGGATCCTGACGGATCAGACCCTGACGGGTCGGGCCCTGACGGGTCAGGCCCGGTTCTCGTAG
- a CDS encoding ATP-dependent Clp protease ATP-binding subunit yields MFERFTDRARRVVVLAQEEARMLNHNYIGTEHILLGLIHEGEGVAAKALESLGISLEAVRQQVEEIIGQGQQAPSGHIPFTPRAKKVLELSLREALQLGHNYIGTEHILLGLIREGEGVAAQVLVKLGADLNRVRQQVIQLLSGYSGGGKESATAGGPAEGTPSTSLVLDQFGRNLTQAARESKLDPVIGREKEIERVMQVLSRRTKNNPVLIGEPGVGKTAVVEGLAQAIVKGEVPETLKDKHLYTLDLGALVAGSRYRGDFEERLKKVLKEIRTRGDIILFIDELHTLVGAGAAEGAIDAASILKPMLARGELQTIGATTLDEYRKHLEKDAALERRFQPIQVAEPSLPHTIEILKGLRDRYEAHHRVSITDEALVQAATLADRYISDRFLPDKAIDLIDEAGSRMRIRRMTAPPDLREFDEKIANVRRDKESAIDSQDFEKAASLRDSEKQLLAAKAKREKEWKAGDMDVVAEVDGELIAEVLATATGIPVFKLTEEESSRLLRMEDELHRRVIGQKDAIKALSQAIRRTRAGLKDPKRPGGSFIFAGPSGVGKTELSKTLAEFLFGDEDALISLDMSEFSEKHTVSRLFGSPPGYVGYEEGGQLTEKVRRKPFSVVLFDEVEKAHPDIFNSLLQILEDGRLTDSQGRVVDFKNTVIIMTTNLGTRDISKGFNLGFAAQGDTKTGYDRMKAKVNEELKQHFRPEFLNRVDDTVVFHQLTQEDIIQIVDLMIAKVDERLKDRDMGIELSGDAKQLLAKRGYDPIMGARPLRRTIQREIEDMLSEKILFGELRPGHIVVVGVEGEGDDAKFTFRGEEKSALPDLPPIEATGSGPDLSKGA; encoded by the coding sequence ATGTTCGAGAGGTTCACCGACCGCGCGCGGCGGGTTGTCGTCCTGGCTCAGGAAGAAGCCCGGATGCTCAACCACAACTACATCGGCACCGAGCACATCCTCCTGGGCTTGATCCACGAGGGTGAGGGTGTCGCCGCTAAGGCCCTGGAGAGCCTCGGGATTTCGCTCGAGGCTGTTCGCCAGCAGGTTGAGGAGATCATCGGTCAGGGGCAGCAGGCCCCGTCCGGCCACATCCCCTTCACCCCGCGGGCGAAGAAGGTCCTGGAGCTTTCGCTCCGAGAGGCCCTCCAGCTCGGCCACAACTACATCGGCACCGAGCACATCCTGCTCGGCCTGATCCGCGAGGGCGAGGGCGTCGCCGCCCAGGTCCTCGTGAAGCTGGGCGCCGATCTCAACCGAGTCAGGCAGCAGGTCATCCAGCTGCTCTCCGGCTACTCCGGAGGCGGCAAGGAGTCGGCCACCGCCGGCGGCCCGGCCGAGGGCACCCCCTCGACCTCGCTCGTCCTGGACCAGTTCGGCCGCAACCTCACCCAGGCTGCCCGCGAATCCAAGCTCGACCCGGTCATCGGGCGCGAGAAGGAGATCGAGCGGGTCATGCAGGTGCTGTCGCGCCGGACCAAGAACAACCCGGTGCTCATCGGCGAGCCCGGCGTCGGCAAGACCGCCGTCGTCGAGGGCCTGGCCCAGGCGATCGTCAAGGGCGAGGTGCCCGAGACCCTCAAGGACAAGCACCTCTACACCCTTGACCTGGGCGCCCTGGTCGCCGGTTCCCGTTACCGCGGTGACTTCGAAGAGCGCCTCAAGAAGGTGCTGAAGGAGATCCGCACCCGCGGCGACATCATCCTGTTCATCGACGAGCTCCACACCCTCGTGGGTGCGGGCGCCGCCGAGGGCGCGATCGACGCCGCCAGCATCCTGAAGCCCATGCTGGCCCGTGGTGAGCTCCAGACCATCGGTGCCACGACGCTGGACGAGTACCGCAAGCACCTTGAGAAGGACGCGGCCCTTGAGCGCCGCTTCCAGCCGATCCAGGTGGCGGAGCCTTCCCTCCCGCACACCATCGAGATCCTCAAGGGCCTGCGCGACCGCTACGAGGCCCACCACCGTGTCTCCATCACGGACGAGGCCCTCGTGCAGGCGGCCACCCTGGCCGACCGGTACATCTCGGACCGCTTCCTGCCGGACAAGGCGATCGACCTGATCGACGAGGCCGGCTCCCGGATGCGCATCCGCCGGATGACCGCGCCGCCGGACCTCCGCGAGTTCGACGAGAAGATCGCGAACGTGCGTCGCGACAAGGAGTCGGCCATCGACTCCCAGGACTTCGAGAAGGCGGCGTCTCTCCGTGATTCGGAGAAGCAGCTGCTGGCGGCGAAGGCCAAGCGCGAGAAGGAATGGAAGGCCGGCGACATGGACGTCGTCGCCGAGGTCGACGGCGAGCTCATCGCCGAGGTCCTCGCGACCGCGACCGGCATTCCCGTCTTCAAGCTCACCGAGGAGGAGTCCTCACGACTGCTCCGCATGGAGGACGAGCTCCACCGTCGGGTCATCGGCCAGAAGGACGCCATCAAGGCGCTCTCCCAGGCGATCCGCCGTACCCGTGCGGGTCTGAAGGACCCGAAGCGTCCGGGTGGCTCGTTCATCTTCGCCGGTCCGTCCGGTGTCGGTAAGACCGAGCTGTCCAAGACGCTCGCCGAATTCCTCTTCGGCGACGAGGACGCGCTGATCTCCCTCGACATGTCGGAGTTCAGCGAGAAGCACACGGTTTCGCGTCTCTTCGGTTCGCCCCCCGGCTACGTGGGCTACGAAGAGGGCGGCCAGCTGACCGAGAAGGTCCGCCGGAAGCCGTTCTCCGTCGTCCTCTTCGACGAGGTCGAGAAGGCGCACCCGGATATCTTCAATTCCCTTCTCCAGATCCTGGAGGACGGTCGCCTGACCGACTCCCAGGGCCGGGTCGTGGACTTCAAGAACACGGTCATCATCATGACGACCAACCTGGGTACGCGGGACATCTCGAAGGGCTTCAACCTGGGCTTCGCGGCCCAGGGCGACACGAAGACCGGATACGACCGGATGAAGGCGAAGGTCAACGAAGAGCTCAAGCAGCACTTCCGGCCCGAGTTCCTCAACCGTGTCGACGACACGGTCGTCTTCCACCAGCTCACGCAGGAAGACATCATCCAGATCGTCGACCTGATGATCGCCAAGGTGGACGAGCGCCTCAAGGACCGCGACATGGGCATCGAGCTCAGCGGTGACGCGAAGCAGCTCCTGGCCAAGCGCGGCTACGACCCGATCATGGGTGCCCGCCCGCTGCGCCGGACCATCCAGCGCGAGATCGAGGACATGCTGTCGGAGAAGATCCTCTTCGGCGAGCTGCGTCCCGGTCACATCGTGGTCGTGGGTGTGGAGGGTGAGGGCGACGACGCCAAGTTCACCTTCCGAGGCGAGGAGAAGTCGGCCCTGCCGGACCTCCCCCCGATCGAGGCCACGGGCTCCGGCCCGGACCTCTCCAAGGGCGCCTGA
- a CDS encoding M23 family metallopeptidase has product MFAKRVSTRRTRTALVATGLGVTLALGAGTTAAFADEAPSVTGTAHLVAAQAQAQAKKAEKSEKSEASALWAKPVSVYTLSATFGKGGTMWSHKHSGQDFAVPTGTAVHAASAGTVVKAGPNGGGDGPAYGNAIVIKHANNTYSQYAHLSKIKVSIGQKVAKNQLIALSGNTGNSSGPHLHFEIRTTANYGSAVNPMSFLRNAGVTV; this is encoded by the coding sequence ATGTTCGCGAAGCGCGTCAGCACCCGTCGTACCCGCACCGCCCTCGTCGCCACCGGTCTCGGTGTCACGCTGGCTCTCGGGGCGGGGACGACCGCCGCCTTCGCCGACGAGGCCCCCTCCGTGACCGGTACCGCCCACCTGGTGGCCGCCCAGGCCCAGGCCCAGGCCAAGAAGGCGGAGAAGTCCGAGAAGTCGGAGGCCTCCGCCCTGTGGGCCAAGCCGGTCTCCGTCTACACGCTCTCCGCCACCTTCGGCAAGGGCGGCACCATGTGGTCCCACAAGCACTCCGGCCAGGACTTCGCCGTCCCGACCGGCACCGCGGTCCACGCGGCCAGCGCCGGCACGGTCGTCAAGGCCGGCCCCAACGGCGGCGGCGACGGCCCGGCGTACGGCAACGCCATCGTGATCAAGCACGCGAACAACACGTACTCCCAGTACGCGCACCTCTCGAAGATCAAGGTCTCGATCGGCCAGAAGGTCGCCAAGAACCAGCTGATCGCCCTGTCCGGCAACACCGGCAACTCCAGCGGTCCGCACCTGCACTTCGAGATCCGCACCACCGCGAACTACGGCTCGGCCGTCAACCCGATGTCCTTCCTGCGCAACGCCGGCGTGACGGTCTGA
- a CDS encoding LamG domain-containing protein: MSYGTPPPSTPQPEPAYGYPRYPAEPDWEALSERAETQRRRKRLWAWGGAATVLALLAGGGAYLLAAGGPGTTPEAKNGRPTAPASGSGSPKPGASDPSKNPALVAGEPKVIRDVYGGVGLRMGDDASVVPLGSKHEVKMRANSKSYAQASERVVETTRSFTVTARVYNLAEKTSRIAVSQGDGESFTFELGGDQVNGRLTWVFRVQTGDQGASSTARTVAAEGPAPKKVRTTLTATYDAGKKTIALYVDGKPAGKPEQVSGIWQGPGPFQLGRARHHGLWSGAWSGSMDRVRVFDTALSAEQVAAYQAGKLDPAVKPSHSWLVG, from the coding sequence ATGTCCTACGGCACACCTCCCCCGAGCACCCCGCAGCCCGAGCCCGCCTACGGCTACCCGCGCTACCCCGCGGAGCCGGACTGGGAGGCCCTGAGCGAGCGCGCCGAGACGCAGCGGCGCCGCAAGCGGCTCTGGGCGTGGGGCGGCGCGGCGACCGTACTGGCGCTGCTGGCGGGCGGCGGGGCGTACCTGCTGGCCGCCGGAGGGCCGGGGACGACCCCGGAGGCGAAGAACGGCCGGCCCACCGCGCCGGCCTCGGGCTCGGGCTCGCCGAAGCCCGGCGCGTCGGACCCGTCGAAGAATCCGGCACTGGTGGCGGGCGAGCCGAAGGTGATCCGCGACGTGTACGGCGGTGTGGGCCTGCGGATGGGCGACGACGCCTCGGTGGTCCCGCTCGGCAGCAAGCACGAGGTCAAGATGCGGGCGAACTCGAAGTCGTACGCCCAGGCGTCGGAGCGGGTCGTGGAGACGACCAGGAGCTTCACGGTCACGGCGCGGGTGTACAACCTGGCCGAGAAGACGTCGCGGATCGCGGTCAGCCAGGGCGACGGGGAGTCGTTCACCTTCGAGCTGGGCGGGGACCAGGTGAACGGCCGGCTCACCTGGGTGTTCCGCGTCCAGACGGGCGACCAGGGGGCCTCGTCCACGGCGCGTACCGTCGCGGCCGAGGGGCCGGCTCCGAAGAAGGTCCGCACGACGCTGACGGCGACGTACGACGCCGGGAAGAAGACGATCGCGCTCTACGTGGACGGGAAGCCCGCCGGCAAGCCGGAGCAGGTCTCCGGCATCTGGCAGGGCCCCGGCCCCTTCCAGCTGGGCCGGGCCCGCCATCACGGGCTGTGGAGCGGCGCCTGGTCCGGGTCCATGGACCGGGTGCGGGTCTTCGACACCGCCCTGTCGGCGGAGCAGGTTGCCGCGTACCAGGCGGGCAAGCTGGACCCGGCGGTCAAGCCGAGCCACTCGTGGCTGGTCGGCTGA
- the cseC gene encoding two-component system sensor histidine kinase CseC, producing MRSVTFRTGIRWKITLAVAAVGALIAVALSLVVHSAARVSMLESARDSQLERVQFISRYADSGRKLPMNAKINDPEVPGDLRKTAQSGRRGTYVQENPKGLPEVWAAVPLGNGQILTLHSKFVENAKVIRDLDRALVVGSLAVIIGGSALGVLIGGQISRRLRKAAAAAQRVAHGDPDVRVRDAVGGVVRDETDDLARAVDAMADALQQRLEAERRVTADIAHELRTPVTGLLTAAELLPPGRPTELVRDRAQAMRALVEDVLEVARLDSASERAELQEVALGEFVSRRVSALMPEATVRVVADEIVSTDPRRLERILGNLLANAARYGQAPIQVDIEGRVVRVRDHGPGFPEALLREGPSRFRTGSTDRAGVGHGLGLTIAEGQARVLGARLTFRNVAAPGGWESEGRAAGAVAVLWLPEHAPTATGSFPIITLPQ from the coding sequence ATGAGGAGCGTCACCTTCCGTACCGGGATCCGCTGGAAGATCACACTCGCCGTCGCCGCCGTGGGCGCCCTCATCGCGGTCGCGCTGAGTCTGGTGGTGCACAGCGCTGCCCGGGTGTCGATGCTGGAGAGCGCCCGCGACTCGCAGCTCGAACGCGTGCAGTTCATCTCCCGCTACGCCGACTCCGGCCGCAAGCTGCCGATGAACGCCAAGATCAACGACCCGGAGGTGCCCGGCGACCTGCGCAAGACCGCCCAGTCCGGCCGGCGCGGCACCTACGTCCAGGAGAACCCGAAGGGCCTGCCCGAGGTGTGGGCCGCCGTCCCGCTCGGCAATGGGCAGATCCTGACGCTGCACTCCAAGTTCGTCGAGAACGCGAAGGTCATACGCGACCTCGACCGGGCCCTGGTGGTCGGCTCGCTCGCGGTCATCATCGGCGGCTCGGCGCTCGGCGTGCTCATCGGCGGCCAGATCTCGCGCCGGCTGCGCAAGGCCGCGGCCGCCGCGCAGCGGGTGGCGCACGGGGATCCCGACGTACGGGTGCGGGACGCGGTCGGCGGCGTCGTACGGGACGAGACCGACGACCTCGCGCGGGCCGTGGACGCCATGGCCGACGCCCTCCAGCAGCGGCTGGAGGCGGAGCGGCGGGTGACGGCCGACATCGCGCACGAGCTGCGGACCCCGGTGACGGGCCTGCTCACGGCGGCGGAGCTGCTGCCTCCGGGCCGGCCGACCGAGCTGGTGCGGGACCGGGCGCAGGCGATGCGGGCGCTGGTCGAGGACGTACTGGAGGTGGCCCGGCTGGACAGCGCGTCCGAGCGGGCGGAGCTCCAGGAAGTGGCGCTGGGCGAGTTCGTGAGCCGGCGGGTGAGCGCGCTGATGCCGGAGGCGACGGTACGGGTGGTCGCGGACGAGATCGTCAGCACCGACCCGCGCCGGCTGGAGCGGATCCTCGGGAACCTGCTGGCCAACGCCGCGCGGTACGGGCAGGCGCCCATCCAGGTCGACATCGAGGGCCGGGTCGTCCGCGTCCGGGACCACGGGCCGGGCTTCCCCGAGGCGCTGCTGCGCGAGGGGCCGAGCCGGTTCCGCACCGGGTCGACGGACCGCGCCGGCGTGGGGCACGGCCTCGGGCTGACCATCGCGGAGGGACAGGCGCGGGTGCTGGGCGCCCGGCTGACGTTCCGCAACGTGGCGGCGCCGGGCGGCTGGGAGTCCGAGGGCAGGGCGGCGGGCGCGGTGGCGGTGCTGTGGCTGCCCGAGCACGCGCCGACGGCGACGGGGAGCTTCCCGATCATCACGCTGCCGCAGTAG